A stretch of the Armatimonadota bacterium genome encodes the following:
- a CDS encoding 4Fe-4S dicluster domain-containing protein, giving the protein MQLGFVMDQEACIGCHACTVACKAENGVPVGDFRTMVKYVDVGKFPNVKRNFLIQRCNHCTDAPCITICPVNALFKREDGIVDVDRDVCIGCRACMQACPYDAIYMNEDIKAIEKCHFCAHRVEKGMEPACVTVCPVGAIISGDFDDPESPVSKFMNGKVTTVRGEEQGTGPNVRYYGAAEEALRPGRASRGSTFLWSERPDRKPEKEPAGFAAEDAHVTYGTESKIEWGWQVAAYLVTKSLAAGAALFAPFAGALGLSGFARDYLPEVVALFFTMVTMALLVEDLAKPAKFLRMFTQPNWNSWLVKGSVVLGLFTATVAGSIVMRYFGADGFADGLRIASAVIALAVAGYTAMLFAQCKGRDLWESKSLLPHLLALAALCGSGMLLVLSPSSALLKVVFIASAIVHGAIALYEWRRKHETDNANQAAAFLSVVRAGPFFAFRDGLIVSVVLAPALLFIFPPLAIAAAVVGLYLYEHAYIRAGQLPPLS; this is encoded by the coding sequence CACGCGTGTACGGTCGCGTGCAAGGCTGAGAACGGCGTGCCTGTCGGCGACTTTCGCACGATGGTCAAGTACGTCGACGTCGGCAAGTTCCCGAATGTCAAGCGGAACTTTCTCATCCAGCGCTGCAACCACTGCACAGACGCCCCGTGCATCACGATCTGCCCGGTCAACGCGCTCTTCAAGCGCGAGGACGGGATCGTTGACGTAGATCGCGACGTATGCATCGGCTGCCGAGCGTGCATGCAGGCTTGTCCCTACGACGCGATCTACATGAACGAGGACATCAAGGCGATCGAGAAGTGCCACTTCTGCGCGCATCGAGTTGAGAAAGGGATGGAGCCAGCCTGCGTTACCGTGTGCCCGGTCGGCGCGATCATCTCAGGCGATTTCGACGACCCCGAGTCGCCTGTCTCGAAGTTCATGAACGGAAAGGTCACGACTGTCAGGGGTGAAGAGCAGGGAACAGGGCCAAACGTGCGCTACTACGGCGCGGCCGAGGAAGCCCTCAGGCCAGGGAGGGCGAGCCGAGGGAGCACTTTCTTGTGGTCCGAGCGTCCCGACAGAAAGCCGGAGAAGGAGCCTGCCGGATTTGCCGCGGAGGACGCGCACGTCACCTACGGCACCGAGAGCAAGATCGAGTGGGGCTGGCAGGTGGCGGCGTACCTCGTGACCAAGAGCCTCGCGGCGGGCGCTGCGCTGTTCGCACCGTTTGCAGGCGCGCTTGGGCTCTCAGGATTTGCAAGAGATTATCTTCCTGAGGTCGTCGCGCTCTTCTTCACGATGGTCACCATGGCATTGCTCGTTGAAGACCTCGCCAAGCCAGCAAAGTTCTTGAGGATGTTCACTCAGCCGAACTGGAACAGCTGGCTGGTCAAGGGTTCTGTCGTTCTCGGTCTCTTCACTGCGACGGTCGCTGGGTCGATAGTCATGCGGTACTTCGGTGCAGACGGTTTTGCAGACGGCTTGCGAATCGCTTCTGCCGTCATTGCGCTCGCCGTTGCGGGCTACACGGCGATGCTCTTTGCGCAGTGCAAGGGTCGCGATCTGTGGGAGAGCAAATCTCTCTTGCCGCACCTGCTAGCGCTTGCGGCACTGTGCGGATCGGGCATGCTCCTCGTCTTGAGCCCATCGAGCGCGCTGCTCAAAGTTGTCTTCATCGCCTCTGCGATCGTTCACGGTGCAATCGCGCTCTATGAATGGAGGCGGAAGCATGAAACGGACAACGCAAACCAGGCCGCTGCGTTCTTGTCGGTCGTCAGGGCCGGGCCGTTTTTCGCGTTTCGTGACGGTCTGATCGTTAGCGTCGTTCTTGCACCAGCGCTCCTCTTTATCTTCCCCCCCCTAGCGATCGCGGCAGCGGTCGTCGGGCTGTACCTTTACGAACACGCGTACATCCGCGCCGGCCAGTTGCCGCCCCTTTCATAG